From one Argonema galeatum A003/A1 genomic stretch:
- a CDS encoding carotenoid oxygenase family protein, with translation MNQPTQNPIATTSDCHQVPQSIITARREELDNVELDVVEGELPNDIQGYVFIVAPVGTVDSGGLPFQTGDSILNGDGMVYRLDFTQTQKVSVKSRLLKTVEYRIDEATKKGTRFAVLGFKNYGILRYSLFLGARNELNTAFLPVKFKQDDRERLLVNYDAGRPYEIDPQSLKVITPVGTTKEWHAEVKLPYIFPPIFSTAHPAFDPYEGEMFTVNYGRSLDNFIDSIPGMEAIEKLFPRIRQFLEKFKGLQDFVYLLRWKGDGSLERWKLVLPDGSPLRIEQTMHQIGITKDYIILLDTAFTTGLEQLLNNPLPENKPLESLLRELLEKAPSPESKFYIVNRNHLVNGQYPASNDPEIPEVVVRKVVIPKEAAHFLVDYDNPNDEITIHVAHICAWDVAEWLRQYDLSAYPPHDPAPSLLAGMETNNMDISCMGRYVIDGKSQDEEPLCANVMFDANCTWGAGLYAYRDRLNSGMPPRQLENIYWTSFGLWPELMTQFGCYLYRNYPSTIPLEKVLGLAQTGQPAGLFRLNTASMQIEDFYNFDYGYMVSSPQFVPRKDSDDSSTNGYIVCTVFFQDIKQIWIFDADNLQKGPRSKLSNKEGKPEALNFGFTLHTAWLPTISQHKATYKVSAQEDYQELVDNYQYPEDPQKAALLKELFDSVLPLAYEEELKSTRS, from the coding sequence CCCGATCGCGACAACATCTGACTGCCATCAAGTTCCCCAGTCAATTATAACTGCGCGTCGAGAGGAACTAGACAATGTTGAACTCGACGTTGTTGAGGGGGAATTACCGAACGACATCCAGGGTTATGTTTTTATCGTCGCACCAGTTGGTACGGTTGATTCTGGAGGATTGCCGTTCCAAACGGGAGATTCGATCCTGAATGGCGATGGCATGGTTTACCGATTAGATTTTACCCAAACTCAGAAAGTTAGCGTAAAATCGCGACTGCTTAAGACTGTTGAGTATCGGATAGATGAGGCAACCAAAAAGGGAACGAGGTTTGCTGTGTTGGGCTTTAAGAATTATGGCATTTTGAGGTATTCTTTGTTTCTGGGCGCTCGCAATGAGTTAAATACCGCTTTTCTGCCTGTAAAATTTAAACAAGACGATCGCGAGCGCTTGCTAGTCAATTATGATGCGGGTCGTCCGTATGAAATCGATCCACAAAGTCTGAAAGTAATCACTCCAGTAGGAACAACTAAAGAGTGGCACGCTGAAGTTAAACTTCCCTATATCTTTCCCCCCATTTTTAGCACTGCTCATCCAGCCTTCGATCCCTACGAAGGCGAAATGTTCACTGTTAATTATGGCAGGTCTTTAGATAATTTTATTGACAGTATACCTGGAATGGAAGCAATAGAAAAACTTTTTCCAAGAATTCGTCAATTTTTGGAAAAATTCAAGGGCTTACAGGATTTCGTCTATCTGCTTCGCTGGAAAGGAGATGGTTCTTTAGAGCGATGGAAATTGGTACTTCCTGATGGTTCGCCTCTCAGGATCGAGCAAACAATGCACCAAATTGGTATTACCAAAGATTACATAATCCTATTAGATACAGCTTTTACAACTGGGTTGGAGCAGTTACTAAACAACCCCTTGCCAGAAAACAAGCCTTTGGAAAGTTTGCTCAGAGAATTACTAGAGAAAGCACCATCTCCTGAATCGAAATTTTATATTGTCAATCGCAATCATTTGGTGAATGGACAGTATCCAGCCTCAAACGATCCAGAGATTCCAGAAGTTGTGGTGCGGAAAGTCGTAATTCCTAAAGAAGCGGCTCACTTTCTGGTGGACTATGACAATCCGAATGATGAAATTACAATCCACGTTGCCCATATTTGCGCCTGGGATGTGGCTGAGTGGTTGCGCCAATACGATCTATCTGCTTATCCTCCCCACGACCCCGCTCCTTCGCTTTTAGCGGGAATGGAAACAAATAATATGGATATTAGTTGCATGGGGCGTTATGTAATTGACGGCAAAAGTCAAGATGAAGAGCCGCTCTGTGCAAATGTAATGTTCGATGCGAACTGTACGTGGGGTGCAGGATTGTACGCTTACCGCGATCGCTTGAATTCAGGAATGCCTCCGCGACAGCTAGAGAATATTTACTGGACTTCTTTTGGACTTTGGCCCGAATTAATGACTCAGTTTGGGTGTTACCTGTACCGAAACTATCCTTCAACAATACCCCTGGAAAAAGTTCTAGGCTTAGCTCAAACAGGTCAACCCGCTGGCTTGTTTCGCTTGAATACTGCATCGATGCAAATTGAAGACTTCTACAACTTTGATTACGGCTATATGGTGAGTTCGCCTCAATTTGTACCCCGTAAGGATAGCGACGATAGCTCAACAAATGGCTATATTGTTTGTACTGTTTTCTTCCAAGATATTAAGCAAATTTGGATTTTCGATGCAGATAATTTGCAAAAAGGCCCCAGGTCCAAGTTGAGTAATAAGGAGGGGAAACCAGAAGCACTCAATTTTGGTTTTACCTTACATACAGCTTGGCTACCAACTATCTCCCAACACAAAGCCACTTACAAAGTCTCGGCGCAGGAAGACTATCAGGAGTTGGTGGATAATTACCAGTATCCCGAAGATCCCCAGAAAGCAGCATTACTTAAGGAACTGTTCGATAGCGTGTTGCCTTTGGCTTATGAGGAAGAGTTAAAATCTACCCGATCGTAG